The Streptomyces camelliae genome window below encodes:
- a CDS encoding leucyl aminopeptidase, producing MTALTLSTAAAPGLRADAIVIGVAKGAKGPVVAPGAEAVDKAYDGRLAGVLETLGASGAEGELTKLPAPAGFKAPLVVAVGLGARPGEGDTDGGYDAEALRRAAGVAARALSGSKKAAFALPVDGPGAVGAIAEGVLLGAYAFDVYKEAGNGSAKARNGKAPLAEAALLGGKPRDAAHKGALARAVAVSEELNRARDLINTPPNDLTPAAFAELAQTAGKEHGLKIQVLDDKALVKGGYGGILGVGSGSAATPRLVKLSYKHPKATKHLAFVGKGITYDSGGISLKPAGHNETMKCDMSGAAAVFAAVVAAARLGLEVNLTGWLALAENMPSGSAVRPGDVLHMYSGKTVEVLNTDAEGRLVLADALWAASQEKPDAIVDVATLTGAMVLALGHRTFGVMANDDAFRSAVYDAAEEVGEPAWPMPLPEHLRKGMDSTVADIANMGERMGGGLVAGLFLREFVGEGITWAHLDIAGPAFNEGGPFGYTPKGGTGSGVRTLVRLAELTAAGDLG from the coding sequence GTGACTGCTCTGACTCTCAGCACCGCCGCGGCGCCCGGCCTGCGGGCCGACGCGATCGTGATCGGTGTCGCCAAGGGCGCCAAGGGCCCTGTCGTAGCGCCGGGCGCCGAGGCCGTGGACAAGGCGTACGACGGCCGGCTGGCCGGCGTCCTGGAGACTCTCGGCGCCTCGGGTGCCGAGGGCGAGCTGACGAAGCTGCCGGCCCCGGCCGGCTTCAAGGCCCCGCTCGTGGTGGCGGTCGGCCTGGGCGCCCGGCCCGGCGAGGGCGACACCGACGGTGGCTACGACGCCGAGGCGCTGCGCAGGGCCGCCGGCGTGGCCGCGCGGGCGCTCAGCGGGTCCAAGAAGGCCGCGTTCGCGCTGCCCGTCGACGGCCCGGGTGCCGTCGGCGCGATCGCCGAGGGCGTGCTGCTCGGCGCGTACGCCTTCGACGTCTACAAGGAGGCCGGGAACGGCTCCGCCAAGGCCAGGAACGGCAAGGCGCCGCTGGCCGAGGCCGCGCTGCTCGGCGGCAAGCCGCGCGACGCCGCCCACAAGGGCGCCCTCGCCCGCGCCGTCGCGGTCTCCGAGGAGCTGAACCGCGCCCGCGACCTGATCAACACCCCGCCGAACGACCTGACCCCCGCCGCCTTCGCCGAGCTCGCGCAGACGGCGGGCAAGGAGCACGGCCTGAAGATTCAGGTGCTCGACGACAAGGCCCTGGTCAAGGGCGGCTACGGCGGCATCCTCGGCGTCGGCAGCGGCTCGGCCGCGACGCCGCGCCTCGTGAAGCTGTCGTACAAGCACCCGAAGGCGACCAAGCACCTGGCCTTCGTCGGCAAGGGCATCACCTACGACTCGGGCGGCATCTCGCTGAAGCCGGCCGGGCACAACGAGACGATGAAGTGCGACATGAGCGGTGCGGCCGCCGTGTTCGCCGCCGTCGTCGCGGCCGCGCGCCTCGGCCTGGAGGTCAACCTCACCGGCTGGCTGGCGCTGGCCGAGAACATGCCCTCCGGCTCCGCGGTGCGCCCGGGTGACGTGCTGCACATGTACAGCGGCAAGACCGTCGAGGTGCTCAACACCGACGCCGAGGGCCGGCTGGTGCTCGCCGACGCGCTGTGGGCGGCCTCGCAGGAGAAGCCCGACGCGATCGTGGACGTCGCCACGCTGACCGGCGCGATGGTGCTGGCGCTGGGCCACCGGACGTTCGGGGTCATGGCCAACGACGACGCGTTCCGCTCCGCGGTGTACGACGCGGCGGAGGAGGTCGGCGAGCCGGCCTGGCCGATGCCGCTGCCGGAGCACCTGCGCAAGGGTATGGACTCGACCGTGGCCGACATCGCGAACATGGGTGAGCGGATGGGCGGCGGCCTGGTCGCCGGTCTCTTCCTGCGCGAGTTCGTGGGCGAGGGGATCACCTGGGCGCACCTCGACATCGCCGGCCCGGCGTTCAACGAGGGGGGTCCGTTCGGGTACACGCCCAAGGGAGGCACGGGTTCCGGTGTGCGGACGCTGGTGCGGCTGGCGGAGCTGACCGCTGCGGGTGACCTGGGCTGA
- the pelF gene encoding GT4 family glycosyltransferase PelF gives MLTEGTYPHIPGGVSTWCHQLIHGMPEVGFTVISLTGSGREPVTWELPENVRRHTTVPTWGPRPGRARPPYGRTRRRFTDTYERFLLSFLAPDTHCDFGAALYDLAVIAREGWLAAALRTESALRSLQWIWTMPHLPTAAARPTVHDALTATDLLEHALRPLGVRIPEDSVAHAVSSGLATLPALAAHHLDGVPFLLTEHGIYLRERYLGQRADGHRWPVKAFLLGFYRELNSHGYRTADLITPCNRYNRRWEERGGADADRIRTVYNGVDPHAFPHAGPEPDVPTLAWCGRIDPIKDLETLLRAYALVRADLPETRLRLFGPVPPGGEAYRTRLEKLAAELGVTDGLTFEGRISEVWRAYAAGHLVLLSSISEGFPFSIIEAMSCGRTTVSTDVGGVREAVGDTGLVVPPREPEKMAAAALTLLRDDERRLKLGESARQRVIDRFTLRRSVDNFRTIYQELAGRPRRYEPAVETVADWTTELRDPWYTKSGTDGGRR, from the coding sequence ATGCTCACCGAAGGCACCTACCCGCACATCCCCGGAGGGGTCAGCACCTGGTGCCACCAACTCATCCACGGCATGCCCGAGGTCGGCTTCACCGTGATCTCCCTCACCGGCAGCGGACGCGAACCCGTGACCTGGGAGCTGCCGGAGAACGTCCGCCGGCACACCACCGTGCCCACCTGGGGCCCGCGCCCCGGCCGGGCCCGTCCGCCGTACGGCAGGACCCGGCGCCGCTTCACCGACACCTACGAGCGCTTCCTGCTCTCCTTCCTCGCCCCCGATACCCACTGCGACTTCGGCGCGGCGCTGTACGACCTGGCCGTCATCGCCCGTGAGGGATGGCTGGCGGCAGCCCTGCGCACCGAGTCCGCGCTCCGCTCGCTGCAGTGGATCTGGACGATGCCGCACCTGCCGACGGCGGCGGCCCGGCCCACGGTCCACGACGCCCTGACCGCCACCGACCTGCTGGAACACGCCCTGCGCCCGCTCGGCGTACGCATCCCGGAGGACTCGGTGGCGCACGCGGTCAGCAGCGGCCTGGCGACCCTGCCCGCGCTCGCCGCACACCACCTCGACGGCGTGCCGTTCCTGCTCACCGAGCACGGCATCTACCTGCGCGAGCGCTACCTCGGACAACGGGCCGACGGCCACCGCTGGCCCGTGAAGGCGTTCCTCCTCGGCTTCTACCGTGAACTGAATTCGCACGGCTACCGCACGGCCGATCTGATCACACCGTGCAACCGGTACAACCGACGCTGGGAGGAGCGCGGCGGCGCCGACGCCGACCGCATCCGCACGGTCTACAACGGCGTCGACCCGCATGCCTTCCCGCACGCGGGCCCCGAACCCGACGTCCCCACCCTCGCCTGGTGCGGCCGGATCGACCCCATCAAGGACCTGGAGACCCTGCTGCGCGCCTACGCCCTGGTCCGCGCCGACCTCCCCGAGACCCGCCTGCGTCTGTTCGGCCCGGTCCCGCCCGGCGGCGAGGCCTACCGCACCCGCCTGGAGAAGCTCGCCGCCGAACTCGGCGTCACCGACGGCCTCACCTTCGAGGGCCGCATCAGCGAGGTCTGGCGCGCCTACGCGGCCGGCCACCTCGTGCTGCTGTCCTCCATCTCCGAGGGCTTCCCGTTCTCGATCATCGAGGCCATGTCCTGCGGCCGTACGACGGTCTCGACGGACGTCGGCGGAGTCCGCGAGGCCGTCGGCGACACCGGTCTCGTGGTCCCGCCGCGCGAGCCGGAGAAGATGGCCGCCGCCGCCCTGACCCTCCTCCGTGACGACGAACGCCGCCTGAAACTGGGCGAGTCGGCCCGGCAGCGCGTCATCGACCGCTTCACCCTGCGCCGCTCGGTCGACAACTTCCGCACCATCTACCAGGAACTCGCCGGCCGCCCCCGCCGCTACGAGCCCGCCGTCGAGACGGTCGCCGACTGGACCACGGAACTGCGCGACCCCTGGTACACGAAGAGCGGCACGGACGGGGGCCGCCGATGA
- a CDS encoding spherulation-specific family 4 protein yields the protein MNTLLVPYYEHPSVRPAEWAAILAAAPRLYGVVLNPASGPGDRPDPAFAELAARLRTAGVTVLGYVDTGYARRPYEDVVRDLSRHRAWYGAQGVFLDQVSTGVREFGFYERLAMTARILGHDRLALNHGTPPHPAYAALADLLVTFEGPWSTYLRTPPQPRAYPAGALQAHLVYGVPPGADVAGAARERGAAVHCAVPGAGAHPWGTPPRGLEPAR from the coding sequence ATGAACACGCTGCTGGTCCCGTACTACGAGCACCCGTCCGTCCGCCCCGCCGAATGGGCGGCGATCCTCGCGGCGGCGCCCCGCCTGTACGGCGTCGTCCTCAACCCCGCGAGCGGCCCCGGCGACCGCCCCGACCCGGCCTTCGCGGAACTGGCCGCCCGACTGCGCACGGCGGGCGTCACCGTCCTCGGCTACGTCGACACCGGCTACGCCCGCAGACCGTACGAGGACGTCGTACGCGACCTGAGCCGGCACCGCGCCTGGTACGGCGCCCAGGGCGTCTTCCTGGACCAAGTGAGCACGGGAGTACGGGAGTTCGGGTTCTACGAGCGGTTGGCGATGACAGCCCGCATCCTCGGCCACGACCGGCTCGCGCTGAACCACGGCACACCCCCGCACCCCGCGTACGCGGCGCTCGCCGACCTCCTGGTCACCTTCGAGGGCCCCTGGTCGACGTACCTCCGCACACCGCCGCAGCCCCGCGCCTATCCGGCGGGGGCGCTCCAGGCCCACCTGGTGTACGGCGTCCCGCCGGGCGCGGACGTGGCCGGTGCGGCGCGGGAGCGGGGCGCCGCCGTGCACTGCGCGGTGCCCGGCGCGGGCGCTCACCCCTGGGGCACACCGCCCCGGGGGCTGGAGCCCGCCCGCTGA
- a CDS encoding RDD family protein, which yields MRLRRATAWFIDFALVVGAASLLALLTFHRVTLLVTDVPSLATKGGLDLVTSRGDVVGASEHLGLSLWDSVVLDVEEAFGALVLVTFLYQWACLRLLGRTLGKGLLGLRVTPRLSRHALRRAAVTTAADVAVYALACVLLIEGHVLASMLVWAAAVVLFLVNALPVVFPGHRSLADRLAGTSVRGVFQRAGSSPRGGVPQG from the coding sequence TTGAGGCTGCGTCGTGCCACGGCCTGGTTCATAGATTTCGCACTGGTGGTGGGCGCCGCCTCGCTGCTCGCCCTCCTCACCTTCCACCGCGTCACCCTGCTCGTCACCGATGTGCCGTCCCTGGCCACGAAGGGCGGCCTGGACCTGGTGACCTCGCGCGGTGACGTCGTCGGCGCCTCCGAGCATCTCGGGCTGTCCCTGTGGGACTCCGTGGTGCTGGACGTGGAGGAGGCCTTCGGGGCGCTCGTGCTCGTCACCTTCCTCTACCAGTGGGCCTGTCTGCGGCTGCTCGGCCGCACCCTCGGCAAGGGCCTGCTCGGCCTGCGGGTCACCCCGCGGCTGTCCCGGCACGCCCTGCGCCGCGCCGCCGTCACCACCGCCGCCGACGTCGCGGTGTACGCGCTGGCCTGCGTGCTGCTGATCGAGGGGCACGTCCTGGCGTCGATGCTGGTGTGGGCGGCCGCGGTGGTGCTGTTCCTGGTCAACGCGCTGCCGGTGGTCTTTCCCGGCCACCGCTCCCTCGCCGACCGGCTGGCCGGCACCTCCGTCCGCGGCGTCTTTCAGCGGGCGGGCTCCAGCCCCCGGGGCGGTGTGCCCCAGGGGTGA
- a CDS encoding adenosylcobinamide-GDP ribazoletransferase, with product MAARYPSPVLTSSSASSPSPLDGLRFAFGTLTVLPVRVHRWDRGAACGGMLAAPAAGLVVGGCAAGLGLLLLLLGAGPLLAAVASVAVPAALTRGLHLDGLADTADGLGSGKPAEDALRIMKQSDIGPFGVITLVLVLLAQVAVLAQLYGDSWARGAPAAVTSAVTARLALTLAARTGVPAARPEGLGAAVAGVVPVRGAAGVAAVCVLAAAAAGTPFGAYGVVRAAFAVLLALAVAEWLLRRCVRRFGGVTGDVFGALEETAATAALVVLAFGH from the coding sequence ATGGCAGCCCGATACCCTTCGCCGGTGCTCACGTCCTCGTCGGCTTCCTCGCCCTCGCCCCTCGACGGCCTCCGATTCGCCTTCGGCACCCTCACCGTGCTGCCCGTCCGGGTGCACCGCTGGGACCGCGGGGCCGCGTGCGGCGGGATGCTGGCCGCGCCGGCGGCCGGGCTGGTCGTCGGCGGCTGCGCGGCCGGCCTCGGGCTGCTCCTGCTCCTGCTGGGCGCCGGCCCGCTGCTCGCCGCCGTCGCCTCCGTCGCCGTACCGGCGGCCCTGACCCGCGGCCTGCACCTCGACGGCCTCGCCGACACGGCGGACGGCCTGGGCAGCGGCAAGCCCGCGGAGGACGCCCTGCGGATCATGAAGCAGTCGGACATCGGCCCGTTCGGCGTCATCACCCTCGTGCTGGTGCTGCTGGCCCAGGTCGCCGTGCTGGCGCAGCTCTACGGCGACTCCTGGGCGCGGGGTGCGCCGGCGGCAGTGACCTCTGCCGTGACGGCCCGCCTGGCCCTCACCCTCGCCGCCCGCACCGGCGTACCGGCCGCCCGCCCGGAGGGGCTGGGGGCGGCGGTGGCCGGGGTGGTGCCGGTGCGGGGCGCGGCGGGGGTCGCGGCGGTCTGCGTCCTCGCGGCGGCGGCCGCGGGTACGCCGTTCGGCGCGTACGGCGTCGTCCGCGCCGCGTTCGCCGTGCTGCTGGCCCTGGCCGTCGCCGAGTGGCTGCTGCGCCGCTGTGTACGGCGGTTCGGCGGGGTGACGGGGGATGTCTTCGGGGCGCTGGAGGAGACGGCGGCCACGGCGGCGCTGGTCGTGCTGGCTTTCGGCCACTGA